A stretch of Apium graveolens cultivar Ventura unplaced genomic scaffold, ASM990537v1 ctg6714, whole genome shotgun sequence DNA encodes these proteins:
- the LOC141703540 gene encoding putative germin-like protein 2-1 — protein MVSSSGSKVLFICFVISSMTCFVALATDNNPLQDFCVADANSPVLVNGLVCKDPKVVTENDFFTGGLNIAGDTSSTKVGSNVTTVNVARIPGLNTLGISLVRIDFAPWGINAPHTHPRATEILTVIKGTLRVGFVTSNPENRHITKVLNEGDVFVFPEGLVHYQQNIGHDNAVVIAALSSQNPGVITIANAVFGANPDISADILAKAFQLNKNTVQQLQARF, from the exons ATGGTTTCATCAAGtggctccaaagttctttttatATGTTTTGTTATAAGTAGTATGACTTGCTTTGTTGCTCTGGCGACCGATAATAATCCTCTTCAGGATTTTTGCGTTGCTGATGCAAATAGCCCAG TGTTGGTGAACGGACTAGTTTGTAAGGACCCCAAGGTTGTAACTGAAAACGACTTCTTTACTGGCGGATTGAACATAGCCGGTGACACATCATCCACTAAAGTTGGATCAAATGTAACTACGGTTAATGTTGCCAGGATTCCTGGACTCAACACTCTTGGCATTTCCCTTGTTCGTATTGACTTTGCACCATGGGGAATCAATGCTCCACATACTCATCCACGTGCTACTGAAATTTTGACAGTTATCAAAGGTACATTGAGGGTTGGATTTGTCACTTCGAATCCAGAAAATCGTCATATCACCAAAGTCCTTAACGAAGGTGATGTGTTTGTGTTCCCAGAAGGTCTTGTACACTATCAACAGAATATTGGACACGATAATGCAGTAGTAATTGCTGCTCTTAGCAGCCAAAATCCAGGGGTTATCACCATTGCTAATGCTGTGTTTGGAGCCAATCCTGATATATCTGCTGACATTCTTGCCAAGGCTTTCCAACTAAACAAAAACACAGTCCAGCAGCTGCAGGCACGATTTTAA
- the LOC141703541 gene encoding putative germin-like protein 2-1: MDSSRGSKLVFICLIVSSMTCFVALATDNNPLQDFCVADANSPVLVNGLVCKDPKVVTENDFFTSGLNVAGDTSSNKVGSNVTTVNVARIPGLNTLGISLVRIDFAPYGINAPHTHPRATEILTVIKGTLRVGFVTSNTENRHITKVLNEGDVFVFPEGLIHYQQNIGHDNAVVIAALSSQNPGVITIANAVFGANPNISADILAKAFQLNKNTVQQLQAHFDEAD, from the exons ATGGATTCTTCAAGGGGCTCCAAACTTGTTTTCATATGTTTAATTGTAAGTAGTATGACTTGCTTTGTTGCTCTGGCCACTGATAATAATCCTCTTCAGGATTTCTGTGTTGCTGATGCAAATAGCCcag TTTTGGTGAACGGACTAGTTTGTAAGGACCCCAAGGTTGTAACCGAAAACGACTTCTTTACTAGCGGATTGAACGTAGCTGGTGACACATCATCCAATAAAGTTGGATCAAATGTAACCACAGTTAATGTTGCTAGGATTCCTGGACTCAACACGCTTGGCATTTCTCTTGTTCGTATCGACTTTGCACCATATGGAATCAATGCTCCACACACACATCCCCGTGCTACTGAAATTTTGACAGTTATCAAAGGTACATTGAGGGTAGGATTTGTCACTTCAAATACAGAAAATCGTCATATCACCAAAGTCCTTAACGAAGGTGATGTGTTTGTGTTCCCGGAAGGTCTTATACACTACCAACAAAATATTGGACATGATAATGCGGTAGTGATTGCTGCTCTTAGCAGCCAAAACCCAGGGGTTATCACCATCGCAAACGCTGTATTCGGAGCCAATCCTAATATATCTGCTGATATTCTTGCCAAAGCATTCCAACTAAACAAAAACACAGTCCAGCAATTGCAGGCGCATTTTGATGAAGCAGATTGA